The proteins below come from a single Juglans regia cultivar Chandler chromosome 12, Walnut 2.0, whole genome shotgun sequence genomic window:
- the LOC108998251 gene encoding ethylene-responsive transcription factor ERN3-like produces MAGPETTKASVNTATTSDANVQSSKPVAVRRFVGVRQRLSGRWVAEIKDSSQRVRLWLGTYDTPEEAARAYDEAARALRGENARTNFAVPVNQINSSMSGSASLCNVGGALQPSHSDGRHGLSFSSLKARLSKNLQSIMARTSTTENNKSSSKSRVSDQSTFAKIFHFRNYNQYQGGRQMDMNNNSMEKVVQPSIVVPPHVETQPCSWESSSVSECSTAEWVGLGRQHGLDSDGSDIGEVSFGHEHGLIMDHQIGGWMDSPEMGVFGSSCTGEGSRSKRFKVSSSVMVPPTFSGSPYN; encoded by the coding sequence ATGGCTGGGCCTGAAACCACAAAAGCCTCCGTTAACACCGCCACCACCTCCGACGCCAACGTTCAATCAAGCAAACCGGTGGCAGTCAGGAGGTTTGTGGGAGTTCGACAAAGGCTCTCGGGAAGATGGGTAGCAGAAATCAAGGACTCGTCTCAGCGTGTAAGGCTGTGGCTGGGAACTTACGATACTCCCGAAGAGGCTGCTAGAGCCTACGATGAAGCTGCTCGAGCTCTTCGTGGGGAAAATGCCCGAACCAACTTTGCAGTTCCGGTTAACCAGATCAACTCGAGCATGTCGGGTTCTGCTTCCCTTTGTAACGTGGGAGGGGCGCTGCAGCCGTCACATTCTGATGGGCGGCATGGACTCAGCTTCTCTTCCTTAAAGGCTAGGTTGAGCAAAAACCTGCAGAGTATCATGGCAAGGACGAGTACTACTGAGAATAACAAGTCCTCGTCAAAAAGTAGGGTGAGTGATCAGTCTACTTTTGCTAAGATATTTCACTTCAGAAATTATAACCAATACCAAGGTGGCCGCCAAATGGATATGAACAACAACAGCATGGAGAAAGTGGTGCAGCCAAGCATTGTTGTGCCACCCCATGTGGAGACACAGCCTTGTTCTTGGGAAAGCTCGAGTGTCTCGGAATGCAGTACTGCCGAGTGGGTTGGGTTAGGCAGGCAACATGGACTGGATTCAGATGGATCGGATATTGGGGAAGTTAGTTTTGGTCATGAGCATGGGTTGATCATGGATCACCAAATTGGGGGGTGGATGGATAGCCCAGAAATGGGTGTATTTGGTAGTAGTTGTACTGGTGAGGGTTCAAGGAGTAAGAGGTTCAAGGTTTCATCTTCTGTGATGGTGCCTCCAACTTTTAGCGGGTCTCCATATAACTAA